One genomic segment of Catalinimonas alkaloidigena includes these proteins:
- a CDS encoding GAF domain-containing protein, whose protein sequence is MNTVDKIFNAGADFDHLPNYLRKKVKATNIVTLILVFTIAVPFVIISLIFAPPLFYIPLAGGITGVGVIIVNTLGGLKYSRLFISILPVWQVMLYNSYLCGPDDQPIGSLYLVAISFMLAPFIMFDLREKVFLFGSLVVCSVAILSFPIQKVWFNVEYDPVLINEYISLLKTGWLSYVTTELAILSAVGTILGLAILNSEAERRSDSLRREAEEQKEQLHAEKLQREVDLERLTQAQQVERKQQWASEGITKLSYILRSKLDEKEIYDRIIAMTVKYLEGNQGGLYVVQGEKNTQGRTQIDLVACYAYGRKKYSEKTISEGEGLLGQTYLEGKPTYMTNIPEGYLKITSGLGESTPRALLIAPLKVNDVVEGLLEIASFKPFETHEIEFVNNLGEGIASFIQNDRVNKNTRVLLEQAQQQSEQLKAQEEEMRQNMEELAATQEEMQRKEREYQKRIQMLEERT, encoded by the coding sequence ATGAATACCGTAGATAAGATTTTCAACGCCGGAGCTGATTTCGATCACTTACCCAATTATCTTCGGAAAAAGGTTAAAGCAACTAATATAGTTACGCTGATTTTAGTATTTACTATCGCGGTTCCTTTCGTTATTATTTCACTAATATTTGCCCCCCCTCTCTTTTATATTCCTTTAGCTGGAGGAATCACTGGAGTAGGAGTAATCATTGTTAATACTTTGGGTGGTTTGAAGTACTCTCGCCTCTTTATTTCTATTCTGCCAGTATGGCAAGTGATGCTTTATAATAGCTACCTATGTGGTCCTGATGATCAGCCAATTGGAAGTCTTTATTTGGTGGCTATCAGTTTTATGCTGGCACCATTTATCATGTTTGACCTGCGAGAAAAAGTGTTTTTGTTTGGTTCTTTGGTAGTATGTTCTGTAGCTATATTAAGCTTTCCTATCCAAAAGGTTTGGTTTAATGTAGAGTACGACCCGGTGCTAATTAACGAATACATAAGCTTACTAAAAACAGGTTGGCTTAGCTACGTTACCACGGAGCTAGCAATACTATCGGCAGTGGGTACTATTTTGGGCTTGGCTATTCTTAACAGTGAGGCTGAGCGAAGAAGTGATAGCCTGAGGCGAGAAGCTGAGGAGCAGAAAGAGCAATTGCATGCGGAAAAACTACAAAGAGAAGTAGATCTTGAGCGATTGACTCAGGCACAGCAAGTTGAGCGAAAACAGCAATGGGCCTCGGAAGGCATTACGAAGCTATCGTATATTCTTCGGAGCAAACTAGATGAAAAAGAGATTTATGACCGAATAATTGCCATGACCGTCAAGTATCTCGAGGGTAATCAGGGTGGGTTGTATGTAGTACAGGGGGAAAAAAATACACAGGGACGTACTCAGATTGATCTGGTAGCTTGCTATGCTTACGGACGTAAGAAATATTCTGAAAAAACAATCTCTGAAGGTGAAGGCTTACTAGGACAAACATATTTAGAAGGTAAGCCAACCTACATGACCAACATTCCTGAGGGGTACCTTAAAATAACATCTGGGCTAGGTGAGTCTACTCCTAGAGCATTATTGATAGCACCTTTAAAAGTGAATGATGTTGTAGAAGGGTTATTAGAAATAGCGTCATTCAAACCGTTTGAAACTCACGAAATAGAATTCGTTAATAATTTAGGCGAAGGTATCGCATCGTTTATTCAGAATGACCGAGTGAATAAAAACACTAGAGTTTTGCTGGAACAGGCTCAGCAGCAATCAGAACAGTTAAAAGCACA